In Chlorocebus sabaeus isolate Y175 chromosome 5, mChlSab1.0.hap1, whole genome shotgun sequence, one genomic interval encodes:
- the SLC5A2 gene encoding sodium/glucose cotransporter 2 produces the protein MGQILGRMEEHTEAGSAPELGAQRALIDNPADILVIAAYFLLVIGVGLWSMCRTNRGTVGGYFLAGRSMMWWPVRRAGLGTGGGLEKQPCSLPPLATQVGASLFASNIGSGHFVGLAGTGAASGLAVAGFEWNALFVVLLLGWLFAPVYLTAGVITMPQYLRKRFGGRRIRLYLSVLSLFLYIFTKISVDMFSGAVFIQQALGWNIYASVIALLGITMIYTVTGGLAALMYTDTVQTFVILGGSCILMGYAFHEVGGYSGLFDKYLRAATSLTVSEDPAVGNISSSCYRPRPDSYHLLRHPVTGDLPWPALLLGLTIVSGWYWCSDQVIVQRCLAGKSLTHIKAGCILCGYLKLTPMFLMVMPGMISRILYPDEVACVVPEVCRRVCGTEVGCSNIAYPRLVVKLMPNGLRGLMLAVMLAALMSSLASIFNSSSTLFTMDIYTRLRPSAGDRELLLVGRLWVVFIVVVSVAWLPVVQAAQGGQLFDYIQAVSSYLAPPVSAVFVLALFVPRVNEQGAFWGLIGGLLMGLARLIPEFSFGSGSCVQPSACPAFLCGVHYLYFAIMLFLCSGLLTLLVSLCTAPIPRKHLHRLVFSLRHSKEEREDLDADEQEGSSLPVQNGCPERAMEMDEPQAPAPSFFRQCLLWFCGMSRGGVGSPPPLTQEEAVAATRRLEDISEDPSWARVVNLNALLMMAVAVFLWGFYA, from the exons ATGGGGCAGATCCTGGGGAGAATGGAGGAGCACACAGAGGCAGGCTCGGCACCAGAGCTGGGGGCCCAGAGGGCCCTGATCGACAATCCTGCTGACATTCTAGTCATTGCTGCATATTTCCTGCTGGTCATTGGCGTTGGCTTGTGG tccaTGTGCAGAACCAACAGAGGCACTGTGGGCGGCTACTTCCTGGCAGGACGCAGCATGATGTGGTGGCCGGTGAGACGGGCTGGACTGGGAACGGGAGGGGGCCTGGAGAAGCAGCCCTGCTCACTCCCTCCTCTGGCCACCCAGGTTGGGGCCTCTCTCTTCGCCAGCAACATCGGCAGTGGCCACTTTGTGGGCCTGGCAGGGACTGGCGCTGCAAGTGGCTTGGCTGTGGCTGGATTCGAATGGAAT GCGCTCTTCGTGGTGCTGCTACTGGGCTGGCTCTTTGCACCCGTGTACCTGACGGCAGGGGTCATCACGATGCCACAGTACCTGCGCAAGCGCTTCGGCGGCCGCCGCATCCGCCTCTACCTGTCTGTGCTCTCCCTTTTCCTGTATATCTTCACCAAGATCTCG GTGGACATGTTCTCCGGAGCTGTATTCATCCAGCAGGCTCTGGGCTGGAACATCTATGCCTCCGTCATCGCGCTTCTGGGCATCACCATGATTTACACGGTGACAG GAGGGCTGGCCGCGCTGATGTACACGGACACGGTACAGACCTTCGTCATCCTGGGGGGCTCCTGCATCCTCATGGGTTACG CCTTCCACGAGGTGGGCGGGTATTCGGGTCTCTTCGACAAATACCTGAGAGCAGCAACTTCGCTGACGGTGTCCGAGGATCCAGCCGTGGGAAACATCTCCAGCTCCTGCTATCGACCCCGGCCCGACTCCTACCACCTGCTCCGGCACCCCGTGACCGGGGATCTGCCGTGGCCCGCGCTGCTCCTGGGACTCACGATCGTCTCGGGATGGTACTGGTGCAGCGACCAG GTCATTGTGCAGCGCTGCCTGGCCGGGAAGAGCCTGACCCACATCAAGGCGGGCTGCATCCTGTGCGGGTACCTGAAGCTGACGCCCATGTTCCTCATGGTCATGCCAGGAATGATCAGCCGCATTCTGTACCCGG ACGAGGTGGCGTGCGTGGTGCCTGAGGTGTGCAGGCGCGTGTGCGGCACGGAGGTGGGCTGCTCCAACATTGCCTACCCGCGGCTCGTCGTGAAGCTCATGCCCAACG GTCTGCGCGGACTCATGCTGGCGGTCATGCTGGCCGCGCTCATGTCCTCGCTGGCCTCCATCTTCAACAGCAGCAGCACACTCTTCACCATGGACATCTACACGCGCCTGCGGCCCAGCGCCGGCGATCGCGAGCTGCTGCTGGTGGGACG GCTCTGGGTGGTGTTCATCGTGGTAGTGTCGGTGGCCTGGCTTCCCGTGGTGCAGGCGGCGCAGGGCGGGCAGCTCTTCGATTACATCCAGGCCGTCTCCAGCTACCTGGCACCGCCCGTGTCCGCAGTCTTCGTGCTGGCACTTTTCGTGCCGCGCGTTAATGAGCAG GGCGCCTTCTGGGGACTCATTGGGGGCCTCCTGATGGGCCTGGCACGCCTGATTCCCGAGTTCTCCTTCGGCTCGGGCAGCTGTGTGCAGCCCTCAGCGTGCCCGGCTTTCCTCTGCGGCGTGCACTACCTTTACTTCGCCATCATGCTGTTCCTCTGCTCCGGCCTCCTCACCCTCCTGGTATCGCTGTGCACCGCGCCCATTCCCCGCAAGCAC CTCCACCGCCTGGTCTTCAGTCTCCGGCACAGCAAGGAAGAACGGGAGGACCTGGATGCTGATGAGCAGGAAGGCTCCTCACTCCCTGTACAGAATGGGTGCCCAGAGCGTGCCATGGAGATGGATG AGCCCCAAGCCCCGGCACCAAGCTTCTTCCGCCAGTGCCTGCTCTGGTTTTGTGGAAtgagcaggggtggggtgggcagtCCTCCGCCCCTTACCCAGGAGGAGGCAGTGGCAGCAACCAGGAGGCTGGAGGACATCAGTGAGGACCCGAGCTGGGCCCGTGTGGTCAACCTCAATGCCCTGCTCATGATGGCGGTGGCTGTGTTCCTCTGGGGCTTCTATGCCTAA
- the TGFB1I1 gene encoding transforming growth factor beta-1-induced transcript 1 protein isoform X1, with amino-acid sequence MEDLDALLSDLETTTSHMPRSGAPKERPAEPLTPPPSYGHQPQTGSGESSGASGDKDHLYSTVCKPRSPKPAAPAAPPFSSSSGVLGTGLCELDRLLQELNATQFNITDEIMSQFPSSKVASGEQKEDQSEDKKRPSLPSSPSPGLPKPSATSATLELDRLMASLSDFRVQNHLPASGPTQPPVASSTNEGSPSPPEPTGKGSLDTMLGLLQSDLSRRGVPTQAKGLCGSCNKPIAGQVVTALGRAWHPEHFVCGGCSTALGGSSFFEKDGAPFCPECYFERFSPRCGFCNQPIRHKMVTALGTHWHPEHFCCVSCGEPFGDEGFHEREGRPYCRRDFLQLFAPRCQGCQGPILDNYISALSALWHPDCFVCRECFAPFSGGSFFEHEGRPLCENHFHARRGSLCATCGLPVTGRCVSALGRRFHPDHFTCTFCLRPLTKGSFQERAGKPYCQPCFLKLFG; translated from the exons ATGGAGGACCTGG ATGCCCTGCTCTCTGACCTGGAGACTACCACCTCGCACATGCCAAGGTCAGGGGCTCCCAAAGAGCGCCCTGCAGAGCCTctcacccctcccccatcctaTGGCCACCAGCCACAG ACAGGGTCTGGGGAGTCTTCAGGAGCCTCGGGGGACAAGGACCATCTGTACAG CACGGTATGCAAGCCTCGGTCCCCAAAGCCTGCAGCCCCGGCGGCCCCTCCATTCTCCTCTTCCAGCGGTGTCTTGGGTACTGGGCTCTGTGAGCTAGATCGGTTGCTTCAGGAACTTAATGCCACCCAGTTCAACATCACAG aTGAAATCATGTCTCAGTTCCCATCTAGCAAGGTGGCTTCAGGAGAGCAGAAGGAGGACCAGTCTGAAGACAAGAAAAGACCCAGCCT CCCTTCCAGCCCatctcctggcctcccaaagccttcTGCCACCTCGGCCACTCTGGAGCTTGATAGACTGATGGCCTCACTCTCTGACTTCCGCGTTCAAAACCAT CTTCCAGCCTCTGGGCCAACCCAGCCACCTGTGGCAAGCTCCACAAACGAGGGCTCCCCGTCCCCACCGGAGCCGACTGGCAAGGGCAGCCTAGACACCATGCTGGGGCTGCTGCAGTCCGACCTCAGCCGCCGGGGTGTTCCCACTCAGGCCAAGGGCCTCTGTGGCTCCTGCAATAAACCTATTGCTGGGCAA GTGGTGACGGCTCTGGGCCGCGCCTGGCACCCCGAGCACTTCGTTTGCGGAGGCTGTTCCACCGCCCTGGGAGGCAGCAGCTTCTTCGAGAAGGATGGAGCCCCCTTCTGCCCCGAGTGCTACTTTGAGCGCTTCTCGCCAAGATGTGGCTTCTGCAACCAGCCCATCCGACAC AAAATGGTGACCGCCTTGGGCACGCACTGGCACCCAGAGCATTTCTGCTGCGTCAGTTGCGGGGAGCCCTTTGGAGATGAGG GTTTTCACGAGCGCGAGGGCCGCCCCTACTGCCGCCGGGACTTCCTGCAGCTGTTCGCCCCGCGCTGCCAGGGCTGCCAGGGCCCCATCCTGGATAACTACATCTCGGCGCTTAGCGCGCTCTGGCACCCGGACTGTTTCGTCTGCAGG GAATGCTTCGCGCCCTTCTCGGGAGGCAGCTTTTTCGAGCACGAGGGCCGCCCGTTGTGCGAGAACCACTTCCACGCACGGCGCGGCTCGCTGTGCGCCACGTGTGGCCTCCCCGTTACTGGCCGCTGCGTGTCGGCCCTGGGCCGCCGCTTCCACCCGGATCACTTCACATGCACCTTCTGCCTGCGCCCGCTCACCAAGGGCTCCTTCCAGGAGCGCGCCGGCAAGCCCTACTGCCAGCCCTGCTTCCTGAAGCTCTTCGGCTGA
- the TGFB1I1 gene encoding transforming growth factor beta-1-induced transcript 1 protein isoform X2: MPRSGAPKERPAEPLTPPPSYGHQPQTGSGESSGASGDKDHLYSTVCKPRSPKPAAPAAPPFSSSSGVLGTGLCELDRLLQELNATQFNITDEIMSQFPSSKVASGEQKEDQSEDKKRPSLPSSPSPGLPKPSATSATLELDRLMASLSDFRVQNHLPASGPTQPPVASSTNEGSPSPPEPTGKGSLDTMLGLLQSDLSRRGVPTQAKGLCGSCNKPIAGQVVTALGRAWHPEHFVCGGCSTALGGSSFFEKDGAPFCPECYFERFSPRCGFCNQPIRHKMVTALGTHWHPEHFCCVSCGEPFGDEGFHEREGRPYCRRDFLQLFAPRCQGCQGPILDNYISALSALWHPDCFVCRECFAPFSGGSFFEHEGRPLCENHFHARRGSLCATCGLPVTGRCVSALGRRFHPDHFTCTFCLRPLTKGSFQERAGKPYCQPCFLKLFG, from the exons ATGCCAAGGTCAGGGGCTCCCAAAGAGCGCCCTGCAGAGCCTctcacccctcccccatcctaTGGCCACCAGCCACAG ACAGGGTCTGGGGAGTCTTCAGGAGCCTCGGGGGACAAGGACCATCTGTACAG CACGGTATGCAAGCCTCGGTCCCCAAAGCCTGCAGCCCCGGCGGCCCCTCCATTCTCCTCTTCCAGCGGTGTCTTGGGTACTGGGCTCTGTGAGCTAGATCGGTTGCTTCAGGAACTTAATGCCACCCAGTTCAACATCACAG aTGAAATCATGTCTCAGTTCCCATCTAGCAAGGTGGCTTCAGGAGAGCAGAAGGAGGACCAGTCTGAAGACAAGAAAAGACCCAGCCT CCCTTCCAGCCCatctcctggcctcccaaagccttcTGCCACCTCGGCCACTCTGGAGCTTGATAGACTGATGGCCTCACTCTCTGACTTCCGCGTTCAAAACCAT CTTCCAGCCTCTGGGCCAACCCAGCCACCTGTGGCAAGCTCCACAAACGAGGGCTCCCCGTCCCCACCGGAGCCGACTGGCAAGGGCAGCCTAGACACCATGCTGGGGCTGCTGCAGTCCGACCTCAGCCGCCGGGGTGTTCCCACTCAGGCCAAGGGCCTCTGTGGCTCCTGCAATAAACCTATTGCTGGGCAA GTGGTGACGGCTCTGGGCCGCGCCTGGCACCCCGAGCACTTCGTTTGCGGAGGCTGTTCCACCGCCCTGGGAGGCAGCAGCTTCTTCGAGAAGGATGGAGCCCCCTTCTGCCCCGAGTGCTACTTTGAGCGCTTCTCGCCAAGATGTGGCTTCTGCAACCAGCCCATCCGACAC AAAATGGTGACCGCCTTGGGCACGCACTGGCACCCAGAGCATTTCTGCTGCGTCAGTTGCGGGGAGCCCTTTGGAGATGAGG GTTTTCACGAGCGCGAGGGCCGCCCCTACTGCCGCCGGGACTTCCTGCAGCTGTTCGCCCCGCGCTGCCAGGGCTGCCAGGGCCCCATCCTGGATAACTACATCTCGGCGCTTAGCGCGCTCTGGCACCCGGACTGTTTCGTCTGCAGG GAATGCTTCGCGCCCTTCTCGGGAGGCAGCTTTTTCGAGCACGAGGGCCGCCCGTTGTGCGAGAACCACTTCCACGCACGGCGCGGCTCGCTGTGCGCCACGTGTGGCCTCCCCGTTACTGGCCGCTGCGTGTCGGCCCTGGGCCGCCGCTTCCACCCGGATCACTTCACATGCACCTTCTGCCTGCGCCCGCTCACCAAGGGCTCCTTCCAGGAGCGCGCCGGCAAGCCCTACTGCCAGCCCTGCTTCCTGAAGCTCTTCGGCTGA